The DNA window CATGGGAAATAAGTTCTTAACTTAATGCTTtgcacttagtaagcacttaataaatgctttccattTAGTCATTCTCTTAGAGTTACTAAagatggagggggcaggggaaagagTAACTAGATTACTGAATTTTATTTCTAGCACCATACTATGACTTCCTTCCCCACTGAATTTTGCTTCtacccagtggatagaatgctacacctggagtcaagaaagacctgagttcaaaaacagtgttagacacttcctagctctgccaccctgggcaaatcacttcacctcagtttacctcagttttctcatgtgtaaaatgggaataataatagtgcctacctcccagagtcattatgaggatcaaaagagatatttgtaaagtgcttcacaaaccttaccatactatatgggcagctaggtgtcccactGGATAGGGCACCAgtcttggaatctggaagactcatcttcatgagttcaaattcagatacttactagctgtgtgaccctaggcaagtcacttcaccctgttttcctcagtttcttcatctgtaaaatgagctggagaaggaaatggcaaagcactcccatatcttggccaagaaaactccaaatagggtcacaaagagtggggaCGGgactgaataataaaaatagcattacATAAgtcctaattattattattattactccacTCAGATTCATAAAGAGAAAATAGTCGTGTCAGAACTCATGGGGAAGATCCACAGAGATGGTACTACTATAACCTAGAGGCATCCCCATTATAAAATACAGGAGTACAGCATAGATCTTTAAGCAATCTTCagcaattccccccccccccactcccccaaagaGCCTTCCAGGTATGTAGCTTTTGCTGACTCTCTGGTCTCTGATGATAAAACGAAGTAGGAaagggcggggggtggggggggtgggtgtgtgtgtgtagaaatttTCCATCCATTATTGCTGTTTGTGTAGCAAAGGAGGCTTTGGTCCTCTTTGGTCCTCAGTGCTTTTGATGAGGGGACTCCTGCAGATACTGGGGAACTGTTCCTATCCTTGGACACCTTTTTCTactgactcggtctctctccttGGGCTGGGTTGTGGTCGCCCTCTAGTGTCCATTCTCCAGCTACCCATTTTGTGGGGTTGGGTCCAGAAAGGACATTCAGGCTCCCCAGTCAGCCAAGGAGCCAGTTTGGACTCCGCAGCGCTTTCAGGAGCCCCAGGCAAAGAAGTGGACGATGTAAGTAGCATCCACATGCAGGGGAGAGATTCAGACCCAGACTCAGAGGCAGGGCCCGGGCTGGGATTGGAAGTGGACTGGGAGCCAGAACCTTTTCTGCGGCCCCGGAACCCGAGTCTGCTAACTTACTActagtgaccttgaacaagtcccttcCCCGTCTCTCGATCTGCTTCCTCCGCAGTCAAATGGGAGCATGACTTGCacatctctaaattcccttccccATTACATCTAGGACCCTGGAGCACGCAGTCTCTCCAGAAGGAGCCGCTGGGGAGCAGCAGAGAGCTCTCGGCTTTGCCTTTAAGTTAGAGAAGGACGGGGAGGGGTTTGTGTCCTCCGGAGAGAAATCAGACCTGGCGCGCCCcgccctcttccccttcccagccACTCCTTTAAGACGTCGGTGACGTAGGCGAGTGGCGGCCGTTTCGAATCCAGGCCCCAGGAATTGCGCTTCTCCAGCTGCCCGCTGGCTTCAGATTCCTGATCCGGGTGCCCGTCACTTTAGCCGCTGGAGCTCCGGCCTCAACCAGACTGCCTCGCCGGAGTCCGGGCCTATTACTTCCCGTCACCCGCCGCGCCAGGCCTTGGCCCAGGCCTGAGCCCGAATCCATGGCGGAGCATGAAAGGGAGCCCACCCACCTTCGCCATGGTAATCCCAAATGGTCGCAGGGTCTTtcgcctcactcccccccccgccccggggtAAAAATTAACAAGGgcgcccttccctcccctccccctgctcttTCGGCGTGCTCGAGGCGTTTTGCTTCGCTTCGTGGCCCCGCCCCCAGAGAAGTTCGGGAAGccgggaaggggaggggggaaccgCCCCCCTCCTTCCCCGGTTCGCTAGCGCACCTGAGCCAAGGTCTTTGGAGTTTCTTGCTGGGgagtcccctcccccttccacctgGGGCAGGGGTCCTTCTCTTCCCAACCCCCCCCTTCCCCCGATACTGTAACCTTTTCTAGAGAGAAAGAGCCTCTCTGCAGTACCCTAAATTATCCAAATCAATTCCATTTCCATCCGATAGGCATTAATTAAAGGCCGAGGTAGGGGGAGACCTTACTTTCAATCTCCCCGACCCAAATCGAGGGGTCTGGTTGCTCCAGCCTTTGAAAGTGGGTATTTCCTGAACCCCTTGTGGTTTCGGTACTGaacccccccatcccctccccctctctctttggtGCCTCTAGGGCTTGGCCTGAGGAATAATTGTTCCCAGCTTTGACTTTGGGGTGATCCGAACCCAGGGTTCAATAACCTCCTCTTTGCAACCTCTGGCAAAATGATTCAGGATAAGCTATATTATGGGGAGGACGGCTTCTGAGTCTTGGGGAAAAAATCCTGcaaaaaaacaagacaacaacaaaattttttttaaaaaaccatagtCCTGACACTTTTGTTAGGTCGTTAGAAGTGGGAAGAGAAATGATGGGGACAGAATGTACTTGTAAATAGTAATTTTCTCACTCACatgcttctccctccctcttctcccccttcccccccttcccacaAATTGCTTTATTGTCTTTTCAGGCTTGTAGTTTGCAGAACCTATTTGCCGTGGAAGATGAATTTGAAGATGAGGTGAGGAAGCATTTGTGATTTGAGATAAGAAGAGAGATATTCTCACTTAGGTTGTAAACATCTTGGCCTAGAACATATCCACCTGATTCCAGTCCTTTCAGTTGACTTTGGTGGTAGATTTTCTTAGTCTTTGAGAGActggaaaatagagaaaaagctaAAGGCCTAGTTATGCGTCTTGAAAATAAAGGTGGTTTACTACTTGAAATCTCAGAATGACATTCCATTTAAGTATATCTTTATGATATACTTGAGATATAAGCATTCTGAGTGGCAGCATGGTGTGATTTCTACCACAGATCTCATGGGTTAGGAGTTCCAAAGTACAGTGGGCCAAGCCAATGTCTGTACTAAATTCAGTATCAATATTAGGAATCCCCAGGAGGGACTGGGGTGGAATTAGAAAGCATCAGGCTGTCAGTGAAGGAACAAACTGGCTCTGGTTGGAAACAATAGGTCAAAGCTCCTTTATTGATCAGTAGGTGAATCTGGCCCTGGCCCATGACTATCATTTATACTTCTGCCTGGGCAAGATGGAGAGACCCAGTCTCTTTtgagggggcggggagagggaaggaggaagaaatggagaaagggaaaacaaTGGAAAAGGGAGGGttggaaaaaagtcaaaagatctggTTTCTGGTCCTGGCTTTGCTATTATTAAATAactgccttggggcagctagatggcccactagataaagcaccggccccagattcaggaggacctgagttcaaattctgcctcagacatttgacacttactagctctgtgaccctgggcaagtcacttaacccccattgccccaccagaaataaataaataactgccTTATCATGGGCAAACTACTTAGACATCTCTGGaccttaggggtttttttgtctgtaaGTGGACCATATGATTTCTAACTCTTCCAGCTTTCAAATTCTTAGTGTAGGTTTTTATTAGCCTATGAAACTCTGAGAAGTTAACTTCCTATTCAAGGTCACGTAAATGATTCAGGTAGAGCTCAGGATTGAgacccaaatcttctgattccGAGGCCAAGATGTTTAgcctttttcatttccttttcatggTACTAAACTGTTATCTCCTCTCTGTAGTGAACTTGTGTGGAAGCATATCCAATCCAGGCCAGCAACTCAgctataatttataatcttagagctgcataaggcactgagaggttaagtgacttgttgaaggtcacacaaccagaGTAACAGGCATTTTTGTTATggtgctttgttttttgtggggttttttttggcgaggcatttggggttaagtgacttgcccagggtcacacagctagtaaatgtcaagtgtctgaggccggatttgaactcaggtactcctgagtccagggccggtgctttatccattgtgccacctagctgccccctggagtaaCAGGCATttttttcaagcatttattaggttccaggcactgtgctagtttaTATATACAGCTAGGATAGATGTCAGACTGGACCCTTCTTACTCCAAAAACAGGCCTCTATCTGCTGTGCTGGGCTGCTTCAATTGTAACCTACACTCTGCTAATATAAATGTAGCTTATTCTCTTTCTCCAAGGAATGGACAATGGTCTCATGCATCAACTGTTCTCATATGCTTAATGTAATATATGCTTTTCCCTCCTTTCATCATCCTCAAAATGCTTTTGTGTGCATAATTTAGCATGGCACTGTGACAGATTTTGTATGAGGAATGCTATGTAAAGACACCCCCTACTCACTAGGCTAAGCTGAGAGTTTATTTTACATGATTCTCCCTCCTGAGGGAAGAGGAAGTGGGCTCACAGAGAGGGGGTATTAGGCTTAttttagtcagtcagtaagcatttattaagtacctaggtCACTTCCTTCAAAACTGGTATCTGTGGGTTGCTTCATGGTATGGGAACTCCAagtttcttgttttctcaacTATGAAATTCAGAACTGTCAGGTTTTCTTGAACAGAAGGTTTGCTCTTGCCTTGTCTCTCAGCTTTGGAGAGGTGTGATCACAagctaaaaaaaaagactgatgaaATAACCCTTGTTAGTCTTGCCAGGTGACAGCAGAACCTTCCAGTTGCAAATTGGGGATGACTATGTGTCCTCAAGGTTGGATTGGGGGGAGGTGAAGTTTATGCTTGAAGATTTCTCCTTCCATGAAAATGGGAAGACAGTCTTCCCCCATCTTCCATGAATGACCTCATGTCTAGGAAGGTGCTCTTAGGAAGGCAGGGGATCCATAAACATTAGACATCGTTTGGGCTTTATCATAACAGTCGTTCTTTTCTAATTGTTCTAACTCCTAAACTAGTCCCTTCTGGGGTTCACTGACTGTTGTGATAACACACAAGGCAGGAGAACATCCTCTTCTGGACTTCCTAGCCAGCTTCCTGCTGATTAAAGTCCGCAGTTCTGATTGATTCTAGGGAACAGATCTtttcagctagtaagtgccagccTTGTCTTGTTTACCAACTAGGAGCTTTGCTTGATTTAACCTGCTGGGAAAAGTAGCTGGAAATGGACAGTTCACTTCTGAGCCTTTGTTCTTTTAGTATGTTGTTGTTTCCCAACAACAAGGATAATAAGATGACATTTCTCAGGTACTTCGAGATTCTTGAATAAGGACTAGATTGCTGTGAAACTATGTGGCCCCTTGTTTCAGGCTACATCAACTCAGCTCAGTGATTGTTAGATTACACTGAGATCTTCATCCAAATAGGTTGTTATTCTTTCTGTATTGACATCATGCATTGAAAAGGGCATAAAACTCAGTCAAGGATGGTATGGGATTAGGCCTCAAGGTCAAAGTGAGAGGAGGTGAGAACTGTTTtctcatgcctttttttttctgaatgtgtgcagaaacactatttttaaaattctgccaGCTGTCCCAGACACTAAAACCTGATTCCTCTGGTCCTATTGGCAGGATTTCTTGTCGGCTGTAGTGGACACTGAAAACAAGTTCTCCAGTTCACTCTCTGTAAATCCAGGATGCCTGAAACCTGTGTGTTCCAAGCCCGAAGCTGCCAAGCAGGCCCGGACATCTGGGCAGCTGACTTTGTGCCCCACTCTTCCTGCAGGGGCTTCGAGCCTGTCAGCCCAGGGGTCCAGACTGCCTATCCCTGGTGTGCCCAGGGCAGGAGGGGGTTCTCCTTCTAAGACATCAACATTCCTAAGACTGTCCCCTTCTCCCAGCTTAGCTGGGGGAGCTAGAGATCTAGACAGAGTGACCCCCGAAGGATTAACCACAGAACCTCATGCACCATTTTCTGTTGTGAACCCACACCCAGTGGCTGGTACCACTGTGACAAGTAAACAGGATGTGTTCAATAATTCATGCATGGAGCTGAGGCAGAGAAGTTCAAGTGGACCTATGAAAAGCCTGTTTCCCAGGCAGAAGGAGGACCCCATGCAAGTCAAAAGGCCCCGGATATCTGAGTTGGGAGAATCTTGTTGCCAAGGGTCAGTAGTCACCAGACTGGCTGAGCCCCTACTCTCGCATCCCACCTCCCACCATGGGACCCCACAGCTCATTATGAGACCCGGTGCTTCCAGCAGCCTTATTCTCCCATCTGGTTTACGAACTCCTACTCAATCTACTCCCCGGCAAGCTGGGCCTAGGGGCAATCATCTCCATGTGCCTCAGCCTCTCCAAGTTGCTAAATGTTATGCTCAGAACAAGTCTCAAAATAGTTCCCTAACCCCTCCACCATTCCAATCTCCAGGCTCCTGGGAAAGTGGAAGACCTAGAGTTGTAGGGCTAGCTGTTCCCAATCCAAACTCGTCTGTTTTTCCAGTGGCTAGGTCTGGCCAGAGACCCTTAGAATCCCGAGTTCAGGTCTCTTCTGTTGAATCTCTTGTCTCTACTCCATCCACCCCCTGTACTTCCCTGGCATCCTCGGGGATTCTTCAGACCCCTATCGTCACAAACCACCTTGTACAGCTAGTTACTGCTACCAGTCGGACACCTGGAACGCCTGCCCATGTGTCCACACGAGCCAAAACACGCCGCTTTCCTGGACCAGCTGGGATCTTGCCTCACCAGGTAAATGATATTCAGGAAGCAGGCAAATTGTCAGGAGGTTTGAGGGGATAGAAAGTTTCAGTAATAACATGTCTTGGCAACATTCTATCCAAGTGGTCAAGAAATAGTGTGCCAACTACTGgggagaaagagaacaaaaaaatggTACTTCTAATGCAAAGGGGCAAAAGGAAGTAGGAAAATGctgctgctctttttttttccataaaagtattttattattttccagttacatgtagaaatagttttcaacatttgttttcataagatttctagtttc is part of the Dromiciops gliroides isolate mDroGli1 chromosome 4, mDroGli1.pri, whole genome shotgun sequence genome and encodes:
- the HROB gene encoding homologous recombination OB-fold protein isoform X1 — encoded protein: MKGSPPTFAMACSLQNLFAVEDEFEDEDFLSAVVDTENKFSSSLSVNPGCLKPVCSKPEAAKQARTSGQLTLCPTLPAGASSLSAQGSRLPIPGVPRAGGGSPSKTSTFLRLSPSPSLAGGARDLDRVTPEGLTTEPHAPFSVVNPHPVAGTTVTSKQDVFNNSCMELRQRSSSGPMKSLFPRQKEDPMQVKRPRISELGESCCQGSVVTRLAEPLLSHPTSHHGTPQLIMRPGASSSLILPSGLRTPTQSTPRQAGPRGNHLHVPQPLQVAKCYAQNKSQNSSLTPPPFQSPGSWESGRPRVVGLAVPNPNSSVFPVARSGQRPLESRVQVSSVESLVSTPSTPCTSLASSGILQTPIVTNHLVQLVTATSRTPGTPAHVSTRAKTRRFPGPAGILPHQHSGKNLEEIMISTPQTPTHGALAKFRTEEVPSSQPSEEDFEHGPWVTMKADLGLDDQDPACFLHTYSIVMVLRKAALKQLPRNKVPTMAVMIKSLSRSTVDASVVFRDPTGEMQGTVHRLLLEEKQNELKTGSVLLLKQIGVFSPSLRNHYLNVTPNNLVQIYSPDSGDGRVPRSSQPFAQIPGPVLSESPSQPPAPESSCSALHCNGKPGEKHRTARGEAASREELPEADDLDGLLEELSEDFFSEDSGW
- the HROB gene encoding homologous recombination OB-fold protein isoform X2 produces the protein MKGSPPTFAMACSLQNLFAVEDEFEDEDFLSAVVDTENKFSSSLSVNPGCLKPVCSKPEAAKQARTSGQLTLCPTLPAGASSLSAQGSRLPIPGVPRAGGGSPSKTSTFLRLSPSPSLAGGARDLDRVTPEGLTTEPHAPFSVVNPHPVAGTTVTSKQDVFNNSCMELRQRSSSGPMKSLFPRQKEDPMQVKRPRISELGESCCQGSVVTRLAEPLLSHPTSHHGTPQLIMRPGASSSLILPSGLRTPTQSTPRQAGPRGNHLHVPQPLQVAKCYAQNKSQNSSLTPPPFQSPGSWESGRPRVVGLAVPNPNSSVFPVARSGQRPLESRVQVSSVESLVSTPSTPCTSLASSGILQTPIVTNHLVQLVTATSRTPGTPAHVSTRAKTRRFPGPAGILPHQHSGKNLEEIMISTPQTPTHGALAKFRTEEVPSSQPSEEDFEHGPWVTMKADLGLDDQDPACFLHTYSIVMVLRKAALKQLPRNKVPTMAVMIKSLSRSTVDASVVFRDPTGDMSPGRGSVDGRNLMSLLTWRDARYSAPAAVGRETERAEDWLCPAAEADWSVLTITPKSLPQCDTQQPGPDLQPRFRRWESPQELSALCPDSRTCPVRISISASCS